DNA from Terriglobales bacterium:
TAAATCTCCGCCAGCCCCTTGTCGTAGTTCGCAAGGTTGCGGAATCCGAATGCCGAAGTGACGAGGTCGAAGCTCGCATCCTCCAGCGGCAACGCGAGCGCGTCCGCCTCGAACGCGGTGATCCCCGTCCCACGGAACTTCTCCCGCGCGCGCACCAGCATGGGGTGCGCGAAATCCACTCCCACGATGTGGGGCGAGCCTTTCTGCCGGAGCGCCTCGCGCTGCAGCGCCAGCGCCATGTCGCCGGTGCCGCAGCACAGGTCGAGGACGCGCGCGCCCGGCCGGCGCAGCGCGTCGGCGAACGCCCGCGCCGTCCGCCGCCACCACAGCGTGTCGATGCGCATCGACAGCACCCGGTTCAGCAGGTCGTAGCGCGGCGCCACGCGCCCGAACATCTCGCGCACCGCCGCCGCCGCCGAGCGCTCGTCGCTCGTCCCCGCCGGCCGCGTCCCGCTCACGGCTTTTCGCTCAGTCGCCGGCATTCCACTTCGAGAGATACCGCACCTCGTCGAGCGCATGGATCACCATGTCCGGCGGCACCTCGTTCGAGACCTCCACTCTTCCGATCTCCACCGGTAGCACGAAATGCGGCACGCCGTTGCGCGACTTCTTGTCCATCGCCAGCCGTCTCACCAGGCTCTTCGGCCGGATGTTCACCTTCGGCAGCGGCGAGTATGCCAGCACCGCCGCGATGATGCGCTGCGCCGTCTCCGGCGGCGTCTTCTGCATCGCCACCGAGAGCATCGTCGCCGCCACCATGCCCCACGCCACCGCCTCGCCGTGCAGAAACTGCTTGTACTTCGTCTCCGCTTCGAGCGCGTGCCCGATGGTGTGTCCGAAGTTCAGGACGCGCCGCAGCCCCGCTTCGCGCTCATCCTGCCCCACCACCTGCGCCTTCACCGCGATCGCTTCCCCGATCAGCCACTCCAGCGCCTCGGGATCGCGCTGCAGCAGCTTCTCGCGGTTCGTCTCCATGTACTCGAAGACCTCGCGATTCGAGATCACGCCGCACTTCAGCGCCTCGAACAGCCCCGCGCGGAACTCGCGGTCCGGCAGCGTCGCCAGCACCGCCGGGTCGATCACCACGGCCACCGGGTGATGGAACGTCCCCAGCAGATTCTTCCCGGCCGCCAGGTTCACGCCGGTCTTGCCGCCGATGGCCGCGTCCACCTGCGCCAGCAGCGTCGTCGGCACCTGGATCACCGGGATGCCGCGCATGTACACCGACGCCAAAAAGCCCGTCAGGTCGCCGACCACGCCGCCGCCGAACGCGATCAGTGCCGACCCGCGGTCCGCGCCCGCCTTCACCAACCGCGTCGAGAGGTTCTCGATCGTGGCCATGGTCTTCACGCGCTCGCCGTCGGGGATCTCGAGCACGTCGGCCTGCAGGCCTGCCTGCTTCAGCGAATCACCGAGCGCGCCGCCCCACTTCCCGCGCACCACCGGGTTCGTCACCACGAACAGCCGCGCGCCCGCCGGCGCCACGCGCGCGACGTGTTCGCCCGCGGACTTCAGCAGGCCGTTCTCGATGAGCGCCTCGTATGGACGTCCGGGCAGCGGGATGGTGACGCGTTTCATGCGGGGTTCCACTCCATGATATCTGAGCGCGCCGCGGCCCAGCCTTTTGCCTGCTGAGTGTTAGCATCGCTGCAGCATGAAGCAGTTGCCCGCGGAGACGGATTTCGTCGTCATCGGCGCCGGGGTCGCCGGCCTGCGCGCCGCCATCGAGCTTGCCGCCGCCGGCCGCGTCCTCGTCCTCGCCAAGAAAGAGCTCACCGAGTCCGCCACCCAGTACGCCCAGGGCGGCATTGCCGCCGCGCTCTCCGACGAAGACGAGATCTCGCTCCACCTCCAGGACACCGTCGCCGGCGGCGACGGCCTGGTCAACGAAGAGGCCGCCCGCATCCTGGTCGAGGAAGGCCCCGCGCGCATCCAGGAACTGCTCGACTGGGGCACGCAGTTCGACCGCGACGGCACCCGGCTCACCTTCACCCGCGAGGGCGCGCACTCGCGTTCCCGCATCCTGCACGCCCACGGCGACTCCACCGGCCGCGAGATCGGTCGCGCCCTCTTCGCCAAAGCGAAGACGCTCAAGAGCGTCTCCTTCGTCGAGTTCGGATTCTCGTCGGAGCTTTGCGTGGAAGACGGCCGTGTCGCCGGCGTGCGCCTCATCCGCGACCAGGGCTTGGCCACCGACGTCCGCGCCTCCGCCGTCCTGCTCGCCACCGGCGGCCTCGGCCAGGTCTATCGCGAGACCACCAACCCCAGCGTCGCGACCGGCGACGGCGTCGCCATGGCCTGGCGCGCCGGCGCCGCCCTCATGGACATGGAGTTCGTCCAGTTCCACCCCACCGCGCTGTACGTGAAGGGCGCGCCGCGCTTCCTGCTCTCGGAGGCGCTGCGCGGCGAGGGCGCCTACCTGCGCAACCTGGAGCTGCACCGCTTCATGCCGAAGTATCACGAGATGGCCGAGCTCGCCCCACGCGACGTCGTCGCCCGCGCCATCGCCCACGAACTGGAGCTCGTCCGCTCCCCCGCGGCCGTCGTCTACCTCGACCTCACGCATCTCGACGCCGACCACATCCGCAAGCGCTTCCCGCGGATCTTGTCCACCTGCATACAGCACAACATCGACATCACCGCCGACCTCATTCCGGTCCGTCCCGCCGCGCATTACGCCATGGGCGGCGTCCAGACCGATCTGGACGGCAGGACGACGCTCCCTGGCCTCTACGCCGCCGGTGAGGTCGCCTGCACCGGCGTCCACGGCGCGAACCGCCTCGCCAGCAATTCCCTGCTCGAAGGCCTGGTCTACGGCGCGCGCGCCGGCGCGACCATGCGGGAGGCCGCTCGCGCTGCGAACATCAAGAGTAGAGGCGCCCTTCTGGGCGTCTCTGAGACAGGCAGCAGCCCGTCTCTACCGCTGGATCCGGAGCCGCTCATCGCCGAGCTCCGCGACCTCGCTTGGAACAAGATCGGCATCGTCCGCGACGGCGCCGGCCTGAAGGATGCTGTGTCGAGATTGGAAGCGATGAAGAAACGCCTGCCGGCGCCGGCGGGCCGCCGCGCCTGCGAGGCTCACAACCTGCAGGTGTGCGCTTCGGTCATCGCGCGCTCCGCGCTTGCGCGCCTCGAATCCCGCGGCGCGCACTATCGCACCGACTACCCCGCGCACGACGACGCCCACTTCCGCAAGCACACCGTGCTCACACCGTAGCGCCGGCGTCCCCGGCGCTCACCCGAATCAGACCTATCGCGCCATGTTCCTGCCGTGAGCGGTCTTGGATCGAAGATCTCAAATCGTAGATCGCCTCACTCGAACTCCCTCTCCAGTTCCCCCTTCTTGTGCGGCACCAGGATGGACGCGATCACGCTCGCCGCCAACACCACCACCACGAACCCCAGCGCCACCCAGATCGGGATGTCGATCCAGTTCGACGCGATCATCTTCAGCCCGATGAAGGTCAATATCACCGCCAGCCCGTAGTGCAGGAAGTGGAACAGCTCCATCAGCCCGGCGAGCGCGAAGTAAAGCGACCTCAGCCCCAGGATGGCGAACACGTTCGATGTGTACACGATGAACGGGTCGCGCGTGATCGCCAGCACCGCCGGGATGGAGTCCACCGCGAACACCACGTCCGTGGTCTCGATCACCAGCAGCACCACCGCCAGCGGCGTGGCGTGCAGCGCGCCGTGCTGCCGCACGAAGAAGTGCTTGCCGTGGTACTCGTGCGTCGTCGGCATCAGCTTCTTGAACGCCTTGATGAGCGGGTTCCGCTCCGGATGCACTTCCGCGTGCTCCTGCTTGAACAGCTTCAGCCCGGTGTAGACCAGGAACCCGCCGAACACGTAGATCAGCCAGTGGAAGCGGTTGATCAACCCGATGCCCGCGAAGATGAAGATGGCCCGCATCACCAGCGCCCCGATGATCCCCCAGAACAGCACCGTGTGCTGGTCCGCCTTCGGCACCTTGAAGTACCGGAACACCAGCAGGAACACGAACAGGTTGTCGACCGAGAGCGACTCCTCGATCAGGTAGCCGGTCACGAACTCCAGCGAGAGCACGTGGTTGGGTCGCGGATCCGCCGCCATCGTGTGCCCGAAGAACAGCAGTAGCACCGCAAAGATCCCGGCCAGCGAGATCCACACCGCCGTCCAGATCAGCGCTTCCTTGAATTTGACGACGTGTTCCTTGCGGTGAAAGACGCCCAGGTCGAGCGCCAGCATCAGCAGGACAAACAGGTTGAAGCCGAGCCAGAACGGCCAGTTGGCGGGCACGTGCATGAGCGGATGATTCTAACAGCCGGAAAAGGGCGGGGCCGGCGGTGACGTGATCGCCTGCGGCTTCAGATTATCCGATCACCCGATCACCCGACTGGATCCCCCGCTTCAGCGCGCCGCCACCACCTTCTCTTCCTTGACCGTCGGCAGCTTCTGCCGGTTCCACGCCGCCATGCCGCCGTCCACGTTGACCACGTGGCGGAAGCCGGCGCGCCGCAGCACGCTGGTCGCGATGCTGGAGCGATAACCCGCGCCGCACACCGCGTAGATGGTCCGCTCGCGCGGCAACTCATTCACCCGCTTCGCCAGGTCGCCGCCCATGATGTGCGTGGCCCCCTCGATGTGCCCGGCGTTCCACTCCGCGTCGCCGCGCACGTCCACCACGAACGCATCGGCCCGCGGCAGGTCGCTCAACTGCATCACCGAGATCTGCGGCACGTGCGACAGGTTGTAGCCCGCCTCCACCCACGACGGCATCCCGCCCTTCAGGTACCCGCGGACGTCATCCAGCCCCACGCGGATGAGCGCGCGCCGCGCCTCGTCGTAGTTCGTCGACGCGTCGCCCACCAGCAGGATGGGCTTGTCGTACGGCACCACCCACGCCGCCCAGTTCGCGAAGATCGCCGCCTGCCCGATGTTGAACGCGTTGGGCACGTGCGCTCCGCCGAATGCCTCCGGCCGCCGCAGGTCGATCACGACGTGCGCGCCGTCCAGCGCCAGCTTGCGGAACTCCTCCACCGCGATCGCTTTCGGCGCCTCCCAGCCCACCGTCTTCGGCCCCTCGGAGTTCACCTTCTTCATCCGCCGGTAGTAGTCCGGGAAGGGCGGCACGGTCGACAGGATATGCTCCACGAACGTCGGCTTGTCGCGGTCGGCGAAGAACATGTTCGACAGCCGCTCGTAGCCCAGCGTCGTCTGCGGACGGTCGCCCATCCCCGCCCCGCACATCGAGCCCGCGCCGTGCGCCGGATGCACCTCCAGCCCGTCCGGCAGCGACGCGATCTTCGCGTTCACCGACTCGTAGAGCTGCTCCGCCAGCTTCTGCTTCGCCGCTTCGCCCAGCAGGTCCGGACGCCCCAGCGACCCCACGAACACGAAGTCGCCGCTCAGCATCAGCATCGGCGTCGAGCCCGAGCGCTTGGTGTCGTACACCAGGAACGACAGATGCTCCGGCGTGTGCCCGGGCGTGTGCAGCGCGACGATCCGCATCTCGCCGACCTCGAGCGCCTCGCCGTCCTTGAACTCGTGGTGCGGGAAGGCGTACACGAAGTCCTCGCCCTTGTCGTACGCGCTCAGCCACAGCTCCGCGCCGGTGCGCTCGGCCAGCTCTTTCGCCCCCGCGCAGTAGTCCGCATGGATGTGCGTCTCCAGGATGTACGCGATCTTCAGGTCGTTCGCCGCCGCGTATTCGAGGTAGGTATCGACGTCGCGCTTCGGGTCGACCACCACCGCTTGTCCCGCCGCGCCGAGGATGTAGGAATAGTGCGCCAGGCCGGGGACTTCGAATCTCTGGAACTTCATGGGAGACCTCCCGCTGGGGAAGATACGCCCAGTGTACCGCCGCCCGGCGGCCCCCGGCCATCCTCCCGCGGCCGTTTCCCTATCCATTAAGGAAGGCAGAGTTCCGCTTTTGGACGAAGCCCACGGAGGCCCTATGCGCTCGACCATGCGTATCAGCTCACACCCGCTCCACCCGATGCTCGTCTTCTTCCCGCTCGGGCTCTGGATCACGAGCTTCTTCTTCGACGCGCTCGGCCTCTGGTGGCACGACCAGTCGCTGGTCGCCGCCGGCTTCTACTGCCTGGTCGGCGGATGCGTGGGCGCGGCGCTCGCCGCCGTTCCCGGGGTCATCGACCTGTTCACCGTCGTCCCGCCGGACTCCAGCGCGCAGAAGCGCGGTCTGCTGCACGGTGGCATGAACGTGGTGGCGCTCGCGCTCTTCGCTTTCATCGCGTGGCGGCGCGGCTCGGCCGCCGAACTGGTCGACGGGCTCTCCGTCCTGCTCTCGCTCGCCGGCGTCGTCGGCGTCCTCGCCTCCGGCTGGCTGGGCGCCACGCTCGTCTATCGCAACCAGATCGGCATCGACCATCGCTACGCCAACGCCGGCCAGTGGAAGGAGCGCACCATCGACTCCTTCGCGCGCCCCATCGCCAACCAGAAGGAAGTCGGGGAAGGCCAGATGATGCTCGGGCACATCGCGGGCGAGCGCGTCGTCGTCGGCAAGTGCGGACACGGCGTCGCGACTTTCAGCGACCACTGCACGCACAAGGGCGGGCCGCTCTCCGACGGCACGCTCATCGGCTGCACCGTACAGTGCCCGTGGCACGGCTCGCAGTTCGATGTACACTCGGGCCGCGTCGTCGCTGGCCCGG
Protein-coding regions in this window:
- a CDS encoding ubiquinone/menaquinone biosynthesis methyltransferase, which encodes MPATERKAVSGTRPAGTSDERSAAAAVREMFGRVAPRYDLLNRVLSMRIDTLWWRRTARAFADALRRPGARVLDLCCGTGDMALALQREALRQKGSPHIVGVDFAHPMLVRAREKFRGTGITAFEADALALPLEDASFDLVTSAFGFRNLANYDKGLAEIYRVLAPGGEVGILDFGTPTGLLAPIYQAYFWHLLPAIGNTISGVKGAYSYLPASVARFPDPEEMLARMRAAGFREVSWTPYMKGIAGLYRGKK
- the aroB gene encoding 3-dehydroquinate synthase, whose protein sequence is MKRVTIPLPGRPYEALIENGLLKSAGEHVARVAPAGARLFVVTNPVVRGKWGGALGDSLKQAGLQADVLEIPDGERVKTMATIENLSTRLVKAGADRGSALIAFGGGVVGDLTGFLASVYMRGIPVIQVPTTLLAQVDAAIGGKTGVNLAAGKNLLGTFHHPVAVVIDPAVLATLPDREFRAGLFEALKCGVISNREVFEYMETNREKLLQRDPEALEWLIGEAIAVKAQVVGQDEREAGLRRVLNFGHTIGHALEAETKYKQFLHGEAVAWGMVAATMLSVAMQKTPPETAQRIIAAVLAYSPLPKVNIRPKSLVRRLAMDKKSRNGVPHFVLPVEIGRVEVSNEVPPDMVIHALDEVRYLSKWNAGD
- the nadB gene encoding L-aspartate oxidase — encoded protein: MKQLPAETDFVVIGAGVAGLRAAIELAAAGRVLVLAKKELTESATQYAQGGIAAALSDEDEISLHLQDTVAGGDGLVNEEAARILVEEGPARIQELLDWGTQFDRDGTRLTFTREGAHSRSRILHAHGDSTGREIGRALFAKAKTLKSVSFVEFGFSSELCVEDGRVAGVRLIRDQGLATDVRASAVLLATGGLGQVYRETTNPSVATGDGVAMAWRAGAALMDMEFVQFHPTALYVKGAPRFLLSEALRGEGAYLRNLELHRFMPKYHEMAELAPRDVVARAIAHELELVRSPAAVVYLDLTHLDADHIRKRFPRILSTCIQHNIDITADLIPVRPAAHYAMGGVQTDLDGRTTLPGLYAAGEVACTGVHGANRLASNSLLEGLVYGARAGATMREAARAANIKSRGALLGVSETGSSPSLPLDPEPLIAELRDLAWNKIGIVRDGAGLKDAVSRLEAMKKRLPAPAGRRACEAHNLQVCASVIARSALARLESRGAHYRTDYPAHDDAHFRKHTVLTP
- a CDS encoding TerC family protein — protein: MHVPANWPFWLGFNLFVLLMLALDLGVFHRKEHVVKFKEALIWTAVWISLAGIFAVLLLFFGHTMAADPRPNHVLSLEFVTGYLIEESLSVDNLFVFLLVFRYFKVPKADQHTVLFWGIIGALVMRAIFIFAGIGLINRFHWLIYVFGGFLVYTGLKLFKQEHAEVHPERNPLIKAFKKLMPTTHEYHGKHFFVRQHGALHATPLAVVLLVIETTDVVFAVDSIPAVLAITRDPFIVYTSNVFAILGLRSLYFALAGLMELFHFLHYGLAVILTFIGLKMIASNWIDIPIWVALGFVVVVLAASVIASILVPHKKGELEREFE
- a CDS encoding rhodanese-like domain-containing protein; its protein translation is MKFQRFEVPGLAHYSYILGAAGQAVVVDPKRDVDTYLEYAAANDLKIAYILETHIHADYCAGAKELAERTGAELWLSAYDKGEDFVYAFPHHEFKDGEALEVGEMRIVALHTPGHTPEHLSFLVYDTKRSGSTPMLMLSGDFVFVGSLGRPDLLGEAAKQKLAEQLYESVNAKIASLPDGLEVHPAHGAGSMCGAGMGDRPQTTLGYERLSNMFFADRDKPTFVEHILSTVPPFPDYYRRMKKVNSEGPKTVGWEAPKAIAVEEFRKLALDGAHVVIDLRRPEAFGGAHVPNAFNIGQAAIFANWAAWVVPYDKPILLVGDASTNYDEARRALIRVGLDDVRGYLKGGMPSWVEAGYNLSHVPQISVMQLSDLPRADAFVVDVRGDAEWNAGHIEGATHIMGGDLAKRVNELPRERTIYAVCGAGYRSSIATSVLRRAGFRHVVNVDGGMAAWNRQKLPTVKEEKVVAAR
- a CDS encoding DUF2231 domain-containing protein encodes the protein MRSTMRISSHPLHPMLVFFPLGLWITSFFFDALGLWWHDQSLVAAGFYCLVGGCVGAALAAVPGVIDLFTVVPPDSSAQKRGLLHGGMNVVALALFAFIAWRRGSAAELVDGLSVLLSLAGVVGVLASGWLGATLVYRNQIGIDHRYANAGQWKERTIDSFARPIANQKEVGEGQMMLGHIAGERVVVGKCGHGVATFSDHCTHKGGPLSDGTLIGCTVQCPWHGSQFDVHSGRVVAGPAKEKIDTYEHEVRAGEIFVKPPEDKRRTRKTEGEKAA